One genomic region from Candidatus Omnitrophota bacterium encodes:
- the topA gene encoding type I DNA topoisomerase — MHAEKKKKKKTAASSGKKKQQKKKKTSGKESGSGKHLVIVESPAKSKTINKILGKDYKVLASMGHIIDLPEGKMGIDFEDGFKPEYKVMKGRKKYLTSLKKEAKDADRIYLAADPDREGEAICWHLKNQFSKNEADIHRVSFEEITEKAVKAAFNTPREIDMNKVNAQQARRMLDRIVGYSLSPLLWGKVTRGLSAGRVQSVAVRLIVEREEAIRAFTAEEYWSIDAILAKQDYKPGEGDPPASFKAKLVKHKGEKISIPDKDSADEITGRLKKERFVVADISRRDKKSHPRSPYTTSVMQQDAFNKLNFSANKTMRTAQTLYEGVELGSEGSVGLITYMRTDSVRISDDAQKEAREYISDKYGEKYCPAKPPQYKSKKRAQEAHEAIRPTLPLRHPKEVEKYLSPDEYKLYELVWKRFISSQMKSALFNVLTIHIDAGEYRFRAGGAELKFDGFLKPYRDDSEQEEGMEEIPPLEEDEQVDLEELLPEQHFTKPPPRYTDASLVKDLEEKGIGRPSTYAPIIRTVINRNYIKRVSRSLQPTELGELVNKLLVDNFPGIVDAEFTAKMENELDGIEDGKVDIDHVLSHFYSSFSKKLEEAKDRMKSVKRQVVKTDEVCELCGRPMVIKWGRRGRFLSCSGFPACKNAKSITTGVKCPAEGCDGELVERKSRRGMFYGCTNYPKCTYTTRKLPEGQEESSGQDQQKDEDK, encoded by the coding sequence ATGCATGCCGAAAAGAAGAAAAAAAAGAAGACTGCCGCTTCATCTGGCAAAAAGAAGCAGCAGAAGAAAAAGAAGACCTCCGGGAAGGAATCCGGTTCGGGTAAACATCTTGTAATAGTGGAGTCGCCGGCAAAGTCCAAGACGATAAACAAGATACTGGGCAAGGATTACAAGGTGCTCGCGAGCATGGGTCATATAATAGACCTGCCCGAGGGGAAGATGGGCATAGATTTCGAAGATGGCTTCAAGCCCGAGTACAAGGTGATGAAGGGCCGGAAAAAATACCTGACCAGCCTGAAGAAGGAGGCCAAGGACGCTGACCGTATATATCTCGCGGCCGACCCCGACAGGGAGGGTGAGGCCATATGCTGGCATCTTAAGAACCAGTTCTCCAAGAACGAGGCGGATATTCACAGGGTGAGTTTCGAGGAGATAACCGAAAAAGCCGTAAAGGCAGCTTTCAATACCCCCCGGGAAATCGACATGAACAAGGTCAACGCCCAGCAGGCAAGGAGGATGCTGGACAGGATAGTGGGCTATTCTCTCAGTCCGCTTCTCTGGGGCAAGGTTACAAGGGGCCTTAGCGCGGGCAGGGTGCAGTCGGTGGCGGTAAGGCTCATAGTGGAACGGGAGGAGGCGATCCGGGCGTTCACCGCCGAGGAATACTGGAGCATAGACGCCATCCTGGCCAAACAGGACTACAAGCCCGGTGAAGGCGATCCGCCGGCTTCTTTCAAGGCTAAACTGGTCAAGCACAAGGGCGAGAAGATAAGCATACCGGACAAGGACTCGGCAGACGAAATAACCGGCCGGCTCAAGAAGGAACGTTTCGTTGTCGCCGACATAAGCCGCAGGGACAAGAAGAGCCATCCCCGCTCGCCCTACACTACTTCGGTGATGCAGCAGGACGCTTTCAATAAGCTGAACTTTTCGGCGAACAAGACCATGAGGACCGCCCAGACCCTTTATGAAGGCGTGGAACTGGGATCCGAGGGCAGCGTGGGACTGATAACCTATATGCGTACCGATTCGGTGCGTATCTCCGATGACGCCCAGAAGGAGGCCAGGGAGTATATAAGCGATAAGTACGGTGAAAAGTACTGTCCCGCCAAACCGCCCCAGTACAAGTCCAAGAAAAGGGCGCAGGAGGCACACGAGGCGATACGGCCCACGCTTCCCCTGCGGCACCCGAAGGAAGTAGAGAAGTACTTGAGCCCGGATGAATACAAACTTTACGAACTGGTATGGAAAAGATTCATATCCAGCCAGATGAAGAGCGCTCTGTTCAATGTGCTCACCATACACATAGACGCCGGGGAGTACCGCTTCAGGGCGGGCGGGGCGGAGCTCAAGTTCGACGGGTTTCTGAAACCATACCGTGACGATTCCGAACAGGAGGAGGGCATGGAGGAGATCCCGCCGCTTGAAGAGGACGAACAGGTCGATCTGGAAGAACTCCTTCCCGAACAGCATTTTACCAAGCCGCCGCCGCGTTATACCGACGCCTCGCTGGTCAAGGACCTCGAAGAAAAAGGCATAGGCAGGCCCTCCACCTACGCGCCCATAATAAGGACCGTGATAAACCGAAACTACATAAAGCGCGTGAGCAGGAGCCTGCAGCCCACCGAACTCGGGGAGCTGGTAAACAAGCTCCTTGTCGATAATTTCCCCGGCATAGTGGACGCCGAGTTCACCGCGAAGATGGAGAACGAACTTGACGGCATCGAGGACGGCAAGGTCGATATAGACCATGTTCTCAGCCATTTTTACTCGTCTTTTTCCAAAAAGCTCGAGGAAGCCAAGGACAGGATGAAGAGCGTCAAGCGCCAGGTGGTCAAGACCGACGAGGTTTGCGAGCTTTGCGGACGGCCCATGGTCATTAAATGGGGCCGGCGCGGAAGGTTCCTGAGCTGTTCGGGGTTCCCCGCGTGCAAGAACGCCAAGTCGATAACCACCGGCGTAAAGTGTCCCGCGGAAGGTTGTGACGGCGAGCTGGTGGAACGCAAGTCCAGAAGGGGCATGTTCTACGGCTGCACGAATTATCCCAAGTGCACGTACACCACCCGGAAGCTTCCCGAAGGCCAAGAGGAAAGCTCCGGGCAGGACCAGCAAAAGGATGAGGATAAGTGA
- the ilvC gene encoding ketol-acid reductoisomerase — MAKIYYDKDADLNVIKDLKVAVIGYGIQGRGQALNLRDSGVDVIVSELEGTPNHEQAEKDGFKVLSAEEAAKQADIIQILTQDHVQAQVYKSAIEPNLEEGNALVFSHGFNIHFKQIVPPENVDVFMVAPKGPGALVREMYEQDKGVPCLVAIFQDATGKAMDRALAYAKAIGGTRAGVIETTFKEETETDLFGEQSVLCGGASELIKAGFDTLVEAGYQPEIAYFECLHELKLITDLIYKYGIYGMRKRVSDTAEYGDITRGKRVISEKTRQEMKKILQEIQSGSFADEWIKENKEGRPNYNKITEQEKQHRIEKVGEELRGMMPWM; from the coding sequence ATGGCTAAGATCTACTATGACAAGGACGCGGACCTGAACGTTATCAAGGACCTCAAGGTCGCGGTGATAGGTTACGGTATTCAGGGGCGCGGCCAGGCGCTGAACCTCAGGGACAGCGGCGTGGACGTTATCGTCAGCGAGCTTGAGGGAACGCCCAACCACGAGCAGGCCGAAAAGGACGGGTTCAAGGTCCTGTCCGCGGAGGAGGCCGCGAAGCAGGCCGACATCATCCAGATACTCACCCAGGACCACGTGCAGGCCCAAGTCTATAAAAGCGCCATAGAGCCGAACCTCGAGGAGGGTAACGCGCTTGTCTTCTCTCACGGGTTCAACATCCATTTCAAGCAGATCGTGCCGCCCGAGAATGTGGATGTGTTCATGGTCGCGCCGAAGGGGCCCGGAGCGCTTGTTCGCGAGATGTACGAACAGGATAAAGGCGTGCCGTGTCTTGTGGCCATATTCCAGGACGCGACCGGTAAGGCCATGGACAGAGCGCTCGCTTACGCCAAGGCCATTGGCGGGACCAGGGCCGGTGTGATAGAGACTACTTTCAAGGAAGAGACGGAAACGGACCTGTTCGGTGAGCAGTCTGTTCTCTGCGGCGGCGCTTCGGAACTTATCAAAGCCGGTTTCGACACGCTGGTCGAAGCCGGGTACCAGCCCGAGATAGCGTATTTCGAGTGCCTGCATGAACTTAAGCTCATCACGGACCTGATCTACAAATACGGTATCTACGGCATGCGTAAAAGGGTTTCCGATACGGCTGAGTATGGTGATATAACCAGGGGCAAGCGCGTTATCAGCGAAAAAACGCGCCAGGAGATGAAGAAGATACTCCAGGAGATCCAGTCGGGCAGCTTCGCCGACGAATGGATCAAGGAGAACAAGGAAGGCCGGCCCAATTACAACAAGATCACCGAGCAGGAGAAGCAGCACAGGATAGAGAAGGTCGGCGAAGAACTTCGTGGCATGATGCCATGGATGTAA
- the ilvN gene encoding acetolactate synthase small subunit, with protein sequence MDKFVLSVLVENKFGVLARIAGLFSARGYNIDSLAVGETEDPNFSRMTIVVESDERILEQIKKQLNKLIDVIRVQDLTGGEYVSRELILIKVKATNAKTREQLVKIVDSTGAEIVDAGKKFVTIEESGDEHQINALIELLRPYGITEITRTGKIALQAD encoded by the coding sequence ATGGATAAATTCGTTCTATCAGTTTTGGTCGAGAACAAGTTCGGCGTTCTGGCGAGGATAGCGGGCCTTTTTAGCGCCCGCGGATACAATATCGATTCGCTTGCCGTTGGGGAGACCGAGGACCCGAACTTCTCCAGGATGACGATCGTGGTCGAATCCGACGAAAGGATACTCGAGCAGATCAAGAAGCAGCTGAACAAGCTCATTGACGTTATAAGGGTCCAGGACCTTACCGGGGGAGAATACGTCAGCAGGGAGCTCATTCTCATCAAGGTCAAGGCCACCAACGCCAAGACCAGGGAGCAGCTTGTGAAGATAGTCGATTCCACCGGGGCCGAGATCGTCGACGCCGGCAAGAAGTTCGTGACCATCGAGGAATCCGGTGACGAGCACCAGATAAACGCGCTTATAGAACTTTTGAGGCCGTACGGCATAACAGAGATAACCCGCACGGGCAAGATAGCCCTGCAGGCTGATTAG
- a CDS encoding HD domain-containing protein, with protein MQKKKTSEKRLNKSTILWALFFEKLLQNVDACVVVTDSKGGAVFANRRHLDLFGLTRKKLMGSNWITGIIPQAARDQVREIFGTVKRNKAICKFDTPVVAKEDVKYFCWLALPLKEKSNFFYMFIGRECPAPPGGRVREHCLETDKLHSAYQEVVETLFAASKVSDPETAHHAARVMHIAVLLAKKLKLDMVSIGKLKVASLLHDLGKLAIDDRILFKNGKLSSDEFKEIKKHPHWGADVISLVYFLRDIIPIMANHHENYDGTGYPQGKKGDDIPIESRVLAVADIYEALTADRPYRKGYSRRKAIEIIKEEKGHKLDPAITDVFLKMAESNELEEEGF; from the coding sequence ATGCAGAAGAAAAAGACCAGCGAAAAACGTCTGAATAAAAGCACCATACTGTGGGCGCTCTTTTTCGAGAAGTTGCTGCAGAACGTTGACGCCTGCGTGGTAGTGACCGATTCGAAAGGCGGGGCGGTGTTCGCCAACAGACGCCATCTCGATCTGTTCGGACTCACTAGGAAAAAGCTGATGGGGTCGAACTGGATAACAGGCATAATACCCCAGGCGGCGCGCGATCAGGTAAGAGAAATATTCGGCACCGTTAAGCGGAACAAGGCGATCTGCAAGTTCGACACCCCGGTCGTGGCAAAGGAAGATGTAAAATACTTCTGCTGGTTGGCTCTTCCCCTCAAGGAGAAAAGTAATTTTTTCTATATGTTCATCGGCAGGGAGTGCCCGGCGCCTCCCGGAGGCAGGGTGAGGGAGCATTGCCTTGAGACCGACAAATTGCATTCGGCCTATCAGGAAGTGGTGGAGACGCTTTTTGCCGCTTCCAAGGTAAGCGATCCGGAGACCGCGCATCACGCGGCGCGCGTTATGCATATCGCGGTGCTCCTGGCGAAGAAGCTCAAACTTGACATGGTCAGTATAGGGAAGCTGAAAGTGGCGTCGCTATTACACGACCTGGGTAAACTGGCCATTGACGACCGGATCCTTTTCAAGAACGGCAAGCTCAGTTCCGATGAGTTCAAAGAGATCAAGAAACACCCCCACTGGGGGGCCGACGTCATAAGCCTGGTATATTTTCTGAGGGATATAATCCCCATCATGGCCAACCATCACGAGAACTATGACGGAACGGGTTATCCCCAGGGGAAAAAGGGAGATGATATCCCCATCGAGTCCAGGGTCCTCGCGGTGGCCGATATTTACGAAGCGTTAACAGCTGACCGCCCGTATCGTAAAGGCTATTCCCGGCGAAAAGCGATCGAGATAATCAAAGAAGAAAAAGGACATAAGCTCGACCCGGCTATTACCGATGTTTTCCTTAAAATGGCCGAGAGTAATGAACTCGAAGAGGAGGGATTTTGA
- the dprA gene encoding DNA-protecting protein DprA produces MNRTSSDILALSMVPGLGPRRIAMLLEEADDTEDIFSMTDQRLQSVLGRAFRNKDLLRGARNSEDFAEEMEYITSRGIRLLCPGQKGYPGALREIYDPPAVLFIKGQFRPEDANAVAVVGSRRCTSYGERMARELASGLAEAGITVVSGMARGIDTASHEGALRAGGRTIAVMGSGFRHIYPPEAEELAERIAERGAVLTEYPSRQSPTRRSFPQRNRIISALCKGVVVVEAAARSGALITADFALEHGREVFAVPGRADFATSRGTNMLIQNGAKLVTRVEDILEEIRLDASAGNESSPPSLEITGQTVR; encoded by the coding sequence TTGAACAGGACTTCTTCGGATATACTTGCGCTGAGCATGGTGCCCGGTCTCGGGCCGCGGAGGATAGCCATGCTTCTCGAGGAGGCGGATGATACAGAGGATATTTTCAGCATGACCGATCAGCGTCTCCAGAGCGTGCTGGGAAGAGCTTTCAGGAACAAGGACCTGTTACGCGGGGCCAGAAACTCGGAAGATTTCGCGGAGGAGATGGAGTACATCACATCCAGAGGCATACGCCTTTTGTGTCCGGGCCAAAAAGGATATCCGGGTGCGCTTAGAGAGATATACGATCCCCCGGCGGTCCTTTTCATCAAGGGACAGTTCAGGCCGGAGGATGCCAACGCGGTGGCCGTTGTGGGATCCCGGCGCTGCACTTCATACGGTGAGCGTATGGCCCGGGAACTGGCTTCGGGCCTTGCTGAGGCGGGTATCACCGTCGTCAGCGGCATGGCCAGGGGAATAGACACGGCCTCCCATGAGGGCGCCCTCCGGGCCGGAGGCAGGACGATAGCCGTCATGGGCAGCGGGTTTCGGCATATATACCCGCCGGAAGCGGAAGAACTTGCCGAAAGGATAGCCGAAAGAGGCGCGGTACTGACTGAATATCCTTCCCGGCAGTCGCCGACAAGAAGGAGTTTCCCGCAGAGGAACAGGATAATCAGTGCCCTGTGCAAGGGCGTGGTGGTCGTCGAGGCCGCCGCCAGGAGCGGGGCCCTTATTACCGCGGATTTCGCGCTTGAACACGGTAGAGAGGTTTTCGCGGTGCCCGGACGGGCGGATTTCGCGACCAGCAGGGGCACTAACATGCTTATACAGAACGGCGCCAAACTGGTGACACGCGTGGAAGATATACTCGAGGAGATACGCCTTGATGCTTCGGCGGGTAATGAGAGTTCCCCGCCCAGCCTGGAAATTACCGGTCAGACGGTGCGCTGA
- a CDS encoding prepilin peptidase: MKYFLVFVSGTIIGSFLNVCIYRIPLGKSVVWPGSHCTFCRKPIRWYDNIPLISYLILKGKCRNCGTPIPLRYFIVELVTALSGVLLLYYFSLSPAFFVYWFFTCSLIVIMAIDIEHQEIPDSVSIPGIVLGLVLATVFRLTGGGTYPGAFLDSVLGVLAGGGSMFVLGVVGELVFKKEALGGGDVKLMAMIGAFLGWKLVMLTFFMAPVLGAGVGLFMKLRFGKEEIAYGPYLSLGAFISLLYGEKILDYLFLGL, translated from the coding sequence ATGAAGTATTTTTTAGTGTTCGTTTCCGGTACGATCATCGGCAGTTTCCTGAACGTGTGCATTTACAGGATACCCCTGGGCAAGTCGGTGGTATGGCCCGGGTCGCACTGCACTTTCTGCCGAAAGCCGATCAGGTGGTATGACAACATCCCCCTGATCAGCTATCTAATCCTGAAGGGAAAGTGCCGAAACTGCGGCACGCCGATACCTTTAAGGTATTTTATTGTCGAGCTGGTTACGGCTCTTTCAGGCGTATTGCTTTTATATTATTTTTCACTGAGCCCGGCGTTCTTTGTATACTGGTTTTTCACCTGTTCTCTTATAGTTATCATGGCTATAGATATAGAGCACCAGGAAATACCGGATTCGGTAAGCATTCCCGGCATCGTGCTGGGCCTTGTGCTGGCGACCGTGTTCAGACTTACCGGCGGGGGTACCTATCCTGGAGCTTTTCTTGACTCGGTCCTGGGCGTACTCGCCGGAGGCGGGAGCATGTTCGTGCTGGGTGTGGTGGGCGAGCTCGTCTTCAAGAAAGAGGCCCTGGGCGGAGGTGATGTCAAGCTCATGGCGATGATAGGGGCTTTTCTCGGATGGAAGCTTGTAATGCTCACCTTTTTCATGGCCCCGGTGCTCGGAGCGGGGGTGGGTCTATTTATGAAGCTGCGATTCGGCAAGGAGGAGATAGCCTACGGGCCTTACCTTTCGCTGGGCGCCTTTATAAGCCTGCTTTACGGGGAAAAGATACTGGATTATTTGTTTTTGGGTCTGTGA
- a CDS encoding 2-isopropylmalate synthase, giving the protein MKKDKVLIFDTTLRDGEQTPGASLTVNEKLKIAHQLENLGVDIIEAGFPRTSAGDLEAVKTVSRHIKKPVICGLARAIRQDIDDAYLALKKAKRARVHVFLATSKIHMQYKLRKAKDEILKTSVEAVKYARKKFGDVEFSPEDASRTELDFLARVVEGVIKAGAKTVNIPDTVGYTVPQEFGRTIEHLFNNVPNINKAVISVHCHNDLGLAVSNSLAAVLNGARQIECTMNGLGERAGNASLEEIIMAMKMRKDIFAGVSTNINTKELYKTSRLVSKLTGIPIQPNKAIIGDNAFAHESGIHQDGILKKRVTYEIIRPQDVGFEGSKIVLGKLSGRHAFSERLKKLGYSLSSKELDQAFRRFKDLADKKNKIFDDDLATIVENELATIPEEYKLVNFHVASGRGTKPLASVEITKGKKKLVATGTGDGPIDACFKTIDKATGMKGKLVDYHVNAVTSGKDALGEASVKLVQKKDMVIGRGTSTDVIEASVLAYVNAINRLSIRKKKSAAESGRRKKRK; this is encoded by the coding sequence ATGAAAAAAGATAAAGTGCTCATATTCGACACTACCCTGAGGGACGGGGAACAGACCCCGGGTGCCAGCCTGACGGTCAACGAGAAACTGAAGATAGCCCACCAGCTGGAGAACCTCGGTGTTGACATAATCGAGGCCGGGTTCCCGCGCACAAGCGCTGGAGACCTGGAGGCGGTCAAGACCGTAAGCAGGCATATCAAAAAGCCCGTTATCTGCGGTCTGGCCAGGGCCATCCGGCAGGACATCGATGACGCGTATCTGGCCCTTAAGAAGGCCAAAAGGGCGCGGGTCCATGTGTTCCTGGCGACCAGTAAGATACATATGCAGTATAAGCTGCGCAAGGCCAAGGACGAGATACTCAAAACTTCCGTTGAGGCGGTCAAGTACGCCCGGAAGAAGTTCGGTGATGTCGAGTTCTCCCCGGAGGACGCATCCCGAACCGAACTTGACTTTCTCGCCAGGGTGGTCGAAGGGGTTATAAAGGCGGGGGCGAAAACGGTCAACATCCCCGATACGGTGGGATATACCGTGCCCCAGGAATTCGGCCGGACCATAGAGCACCTTTTCAACAACGTGCCCAACATAAACAAGGCCGTTATAAGCGTGCATTGCCATAATGACCTGGGCCTTGCGGTTAGTAATTCCCTTGCTGCGGTGCTTAACGGCGCGCGCCAGATCGAGTGCACGATGAACGGTCTGGGCGAGAGGGCGGGCAACGCCTCCCTGGAAGAGATCATCATGGCCATGAAAATGCGCAAGGACATATTCGCGGGGGTCTCGACGAACATCAACACGAAGGAACTCTACAAGACCAGCAGGCTGGTAAGCAAGCTTACCGGTATACCCATCCAGCCGAACAAGGCCATAATAGGCGATAATGCCTTCGCCCACGAATCGGGTATCCACCAGGACGGGATACTGAAAAAACGCGTGACCTACGAGATCATCAGGCCGCAGGATGTCGGCTTCGAGGGAAGCAAGATCGTTCTCGGAAAGCTTTCCGGGCGTCACGCTTTCTCGGAGAGGCTTAAAAAACTGGGGTATTCACTCTCCAGCAAGGAACTGGACCAAGCGTTCCGTCGTTTCAAGGACCTGGCGGACAAGAAGAACAAGATCTTCGATGATGACCTTGCCACCATAGTGGAGAACGAACTGGCCACGATACCGGAGGAATACAAGCTTGTCAATTTCCATGTGGCCAGCGGCAGGGGGACCAAGCCCCTGGCGAGCGTGGAGATAACCAAGGGCAAGAAGAAGCTTGTTGCCACCGGCACCGGGGACGGGCCGATAGACGCCTGTTTCAAGACGATAGATAAGGCCACCGGTATGAAGGGCAAGCTCGTGGATTATCATGTCAACGCGGTCACCAGCGGGAAGGACGCGCTCGGTGAGGCCAGCGTCAAACTGGTCCAGAAGAAGGACATGGTCATCGGCAGGGGCACCAGTACTGATGTCATAGAGGCCAGCGTTCTGGCTTACGTCAATGCCATTAACCGTCTTTCCATCAGGAAGAAAAAATCCGCCGCTGAAAGCGGCAGACGCAAGAAGAGAAAATAG
- the xerC gene encoding tyrosine recombinase XerC: MKRFIEKFENYLSIEKNYSEHTLRNYRSDLTEMAEFLNDKDPKDITHLDLRRFLARLKENNCAKRTVVRKLGAIRSFFKFLFREKYIRKNPADSIFTPKLDKRLPEFLDTERIIALVTSPSLDDLLGVRDRAILEVLYSTGMRVSELVGMNVRDIDLIAGAVKVRGKGKKERVAMLGEEAQKALRQYLDQVQSGEEGAVFLNKRGGRLTDRSVRRIINKYVKKCSIEQKISPHSIRHSFATHLLDNGADLRSVQELLGHKNLSTTQIYTHLGSKRIKEMYSKAHPRA, encoded by the coding sequence GTGAAGCGTTTCATAGAAAAGTTCGAGAATTATCTCAGCATAGAGAAGAACTATTCCGAGCACACTTTGCGCAATTACCGTTCGGACCTGACGGAGATGGCGGAGTTCTTGAACGATAAGGACCCGAAGGATATAACTCACCTTGACCTTCGGCGTTTTCTGGCCAGGTTGAAGGAGAATAACTGCGCGAAACGGACCGTGGTGAGGAAACTTGGAGCGATAAGGTCCTTTTTCAAATTCCTTTTCAGGGAGAAATATATCAGGAAGAACCCCGCAGACAGCATATTCACCCCGAAGCTCGACAAGCGCCTACCCGAATTTCTGGATACCGAGAGAATAATAGCCCTGGTAACATCCCCTTCCCTTGACGACCTGTTGGGGGTGCGCGACAGGGCGATACTGGAAGTGCTGTATTCGACCGGTATGCGGGTGAGCGAACTCGTCGGCATGAACGTCCGGGATATCGACCTTATCGCCGGCGCGGTGAAGGTCCGCGGCAAGGGCAAGAAGGAAAGGGTGGCCATGCTCGGGGAAGAAGCCCAGAAAGCGCTGAGGCAGTATCTTGACCAGGTCCAGTCGGGCGAGGAGGGGGCGGTATTTCTCAATAAGAGAGGGGGGCGGCTCACCGACAGGAGCGTGAGAAGGATCATAAATAAATACGTAAAAAAATGCAGCATAGAACAGAAAATAAGCCCGCATTCTATCCGTCATTCTTTCGCGACGCATCTTCTGGACAACGGCGCGGACCTCAGGAGCGTGCAGGAGCTTCTCGGGCACAAGAATCTTTCAACGACGCAGATATATACCCATCTCGGCTCAAAACGCATTAAGGAGATGTATTCAAAAGCTCATCCCAGAGCTTGA
- a CDS encoding AAA family ATPase, giving the protein MKNVVLVGFMGTGKTEVAKALAAELGREYVSLDELIVAREERPINEIFAEDGEAYFRKVEKEVVREVAARSGLVVDTGGGVVLDEENVTALKRGGIVICLWADAESIYERTAGSGHRPLLKVRDPKERIRQLLDYRRPFYQKADFHVDTDELDVAGVVERITGIVNAEEKDQRKTSE; this is encoded by the coding sequence TTGAAGAACGTGGTGCTGGTGGGTTTCATGGGAACGGGCAAGACCGAGGTCGCCAAAGCCCTTGCCGCTGAACTTGGCAGGGAATACGTGAGCCTGGACGAGCTTATCGTTGCCAGGGAGGAACGCCCGATAAACGAGATATTCGCCGAGGACGGCGAAGCCTATTTCAGGAAGGTGGAGAAGGAAGTGGTAAGAGAGGTCGCCGCGCGGAGCGGTCTTGTGGTTGATACAGGAGGCGGCGTTGTGCTCGACGAGGAGAATGTCACCGCTCTCAAGAGAGGGGGTATAGTGATATGCCTCTGGGCCGATGCCGAGAGCATCTATGAAAGGACCGCGGGAAGCGGCCACAGGCCTCTTCTCAAAGTCCGCGATCCCAAGGAGCGCATCCGCCAGCTTCTGGATTACAGGAGGCCCTTCTACCAGAAAGCGGATTTCCATGTGGATACGGACGAACTCGATGTGGCCGGGGTAGTTGAAAGGATAACGGGGATAGTAAATGCAGAAGAAAAAGACCAGCGAAAAACGTCTGAATAA
- the aroC gene encoding chorismate synthase produces the protein MRYMTAGESHGRGIMVILDGMPAGLAIDQKFVASELKRRMHGYGRGGRMAIEPEKPEFVSGCRKGVTIGSPIGIMIHNADHKIDELEELKKPRPGHADLAGIHKYGFDNARDVLERASARETAMRVAAGSCAKLLLKEFGMRITSHVTMIGGIEADTEGLSFDQIEKAADISASKVRCADAKAEKLMCEAIDRAREEKDTLGGSFEVLAVGVPPGLGSYVQWDRKLDGTLARAVVSIPAVKAVSIGKGLECASRKGSLSHDAIGYDASGKVFTRSSNNAGGLEGGVTNGQAVVVKGFMKPIATLGEPLSSVDIDTKKTAGAATERSDVSAVAACGVVAESTVAIELASAFLEKFGGDSVGEIKRNYNGYMSTVKEI, from the coding sequence TTGAGATACATGACCGCGGGAGAATCTCACGGAAGGGGCATAATGGTCATACTGGACGGTATGCCTGCGGGACTGGCTATCGACCAGAAGTTCGTCGCTTCCGAGCTTAAACGCAGGATGCACGGTTACGGCAGGGGCGGGCGCATGGCGATCGAACCTGAAAAGCCGGAATTCGTGAGCGGCTGCCGTAAGGGGGTAACGATAGGAAGTCCCATCGGTATCATGATACATAACGCCGATCACAAGATCGACGAGCTCGAGGAACTGAAAAAACCCAGGCCCGGGCACGCGGACCTTGCGGGCATACACAAGTACGGTTTTGATAACGCGAGGGATGTCCTTGAGCGGGCCAGCGCCAGGGAGACGGCGATGAGGGTGGCTGCCGGTTCCTGCGCCAAACTGCTGCTTAAAGAGTTCGGGATGCGTATCACTAGTCACGTGACGATGATAGGCGGCATCGAGGCGGATACAGAGGGGCTTTCTTTCGATCAGATCGAGAAAGCGGCGGATATTTCCGCTTCAAAGGTCCGCTGTGCCGATGCGAAGGCCGAAAAGCTGATGTGCGAGGCTATCGACAGGGCGAGGGAAGAGAAGGACACCCTGGGGGGTTCTTTCGAGGTATTGGCGGTGGGGGTTCCCCCCGGATTGGGAAGTTACGTCCAGTGGGACAGGAAGCTTGACGGCACTCTTGCCAGGGCCGTCGTCTCGATACCCGCTGTCAAGGCCGTTTCGATAGGTAAAGGCCTCGAATGCGCTTCGAGGAAAGGCTCTCTTTCACATGACGCGATAGGATATGACGCTTCCGGGAAGGTTTTCACCAGGTCCTCGAACAACGCCGGAGGGCTTGAGGGTGGAGTCACCAACGGACAGGCGGTAGTGGTAAAGGGTTTCATGAAACCCATCGCCACGCTGGGTGAGCCCCTGAGTTCTGTGGATATCGACACTAAAAAGACGGCGGGGGCAGCTACGGAGCGTTCGGACGTCTCAGCGGTGGCCGCCTGCGGGGTGGTGGCCGAGTCAACGGTAGCCATCGAGCTTGCTTCGGCCTTCCTGGAGAAGTTCGGGGGCGATTCAGTCGGTGAGATAAAGAGGAACTATAACGGGTATATGAGCACTGTAAAGGAGATATAG